A stretch of DNA from Streptomyces venezuelae:
TCGTCATCGGTGGCGCAGGCCACCCCGACCAGCGCTATGCCGACCTCGCCCAGCAGCGCCTGCAAGCCCAGCAGGGCCTGCCGCACATCCGAGACCTCCGTCAACTGGGCCGCGCGTGGCGGATGGTCGGGCACTCTGTCCTCCCCGCGCAGCTGCGCCCGGTCGAGCACCCCGCAGCCTCTGCTCCCCGCCTCGCCCAGCCCTCGTGCCTCCGCTCTCAGCTCTCGCGGCCCGGTGACAGACAGCCAGCTGCCGATCCCCTGGGCCAGTGCCTGGGCCTGCCAGGCCTCGCCGACGATGTCCATCGCCGCCCCGCTCTGTGCCAGCGCATGCCGGCCGGCCGCGATCAGCCGCACCGCATCCATATGCCGTCCCCCGTCCGCACGACACCCCGTACTCATCACTACCCAGAGTGAAGGCAACGAGCCAGTAAAGCCAGGGGTATTCGGAAAATGTGGACAGAATCAAGGGTGTGGATATCTCCATCACTCCGAAGAGTGACGATCCGGCCCCGGAGTGCCGGGCCGCGGGAAGCGGAGCTCGTTCCTCTCGATCTTCGCGGCGAGCGCATCCAGCACATCCACCCCGAGCACCTCACAGAACTGCAGCAGGTACGCCAGGACATCGGCCACTTCATCGGCCACCCGGTGCGCGGTGTCCGGCTCCTCCATCACCCGCGCCGACTGTTCCGGGGTCAGCCACTGGAAGATCTCCACCAGTTCGGCGGCCTCCACGCTCAGCGCCACCGCCAGGTTCTTCGGCGTGTGGTACGGCTCCCAGCCACGCGCCGCCGCGAACTCGGCCAGCCGCCGCTGCAGTTGCCCGAGCCGCTCGCCACCCGCCCCTTCCCCGCCCACATCCGGTCCCACGTCCGCACCCGGTCCCACGTCCGCACCCGCATCCCGTCCCACGTCTCCGCTCACGGCACCAGGTCTACCACCGACACCTCCGGCAGCCCGCGCGCGCCCACCGCCTCCTCGCCCACCGCGGCCACCAGCCTCAGATGCCCCCGCCCGCCGGAGAGCCGGGCCAGCCGCACCAGCTCGGCCCGCTGCCGGGCGTCCAGGGCGCGGTCGAAGCCGTCGGCGAGCACGGTCAGCGTCTGCCGGGCCGAGGGCAGCTCGGCGGCCGGCTCCACCGCGAGCACCCCGGGGCCGGTCAGCAGCACCAGGGCGAGCGCGAGGAAGCGGAGCTCCCCGTCGCCGAGCCGGCCGAGGGCGGTGGCCGGGCCGGTACCGCGGACCAGTTCGGCGGCCACCCGGCCGTCCGCCAGCACCCGGGCGGCCAGGTCCTGCACGGGACCGGCGCAGCCGGCCCGGGCCGCGTGCACCAGGAGGGCGTGCCGGGTGCCGCACTCGCGGCGGGTCCGGTGCAGTACGTCGGCGAGGTTGCCGCAGTCCCCGGCCAGCCGGCCGCCGCCGGGTGCGGCGGGGGCCCGCATCCGGTCCGGGCGCGGATCGCAGGCGTACACCGAGCGCAGGGCGACCACCACTTGTTCGGCAGCCGCCAGCACCCGGCGCTCGGCCTCGGTGCGCCCGGCCACCCGCAGGGCCAGCAGTGCGGTGCCGAGCCGGTCGTCGGGCAGCGGGGCACGGGTGACCCCGCCGGCGTCCCCGCTCAGCCAGACGGCCTCGACCGCCCGCCGGGCGGGATCGCGCAGGCCGGTGGCGAGCAGGGTCCGGCCGCCCGCGCTGAGCCGTTCGCCGGCGATCCGCAGGCCCGGTTGGGCCTGTACGGCGAGGTCCAGGCGGACCGGCCCGACCGGGCCGTCGACCGTACAGCCGATACGGAAGCCGCGCCTTCCGGCGGCGTCCGGCAGGGACCCGTCGGGCACGCAGGCGGCCGGCTCGGGAAACACCTCGGCCAGCCCGGCCCCGCCGCCGAGCCCGGCCAGGGCTGCGTACGCGGCCAGCACCTGGGACTTGCCGCTGCCGCTGGGCCCGGCCAGCAGAGTGACCGGCCCGAGGGCGACCCCCATCCCCCGGTGCCTCCCGAAGGCGGACAGCCTCAACTCGCTCACCCCGGCCCGTAACTGCGGCCCGCCCGCCACCGGCCCTTCCGCGGCCGGGCCGCCCGGAGCAGACGCAGAGGAGCCGGAGCCGGGGCCGGTGGGCCAGGCGTAGGTGCGGGGGTCCGGGACCCGGGCGCGCGCGGCGGCGGGGCCGGTGGTGACGGAACCGGCGGGACCGGTGGTGACGGGGCCGGCAGGGCCGGAGGTGGCGGTGGTGGCGTCCATGCGGCGGACGGTACGGCCGGCCCGCAGGAGTGGGCCGCCGCCGAACCGTTCCGCCCTCCGGACCTTCCTACGATCGAGGGACGGCCGCCGCCGCGATGCCCTCCACTTCGGTGCCGACCGGGGCCAGCAGGAAGACATTGCGGTCGACCCGGTGCATCCCGCTGCCCAGCCCGAAGACCACGCCGCTGCTGAAGTCCAGGATCCGCTTGGCCACCTCGCTGTCGGCCCCGGTCAGGTCCAGCAGCACCGGGATCTGCGCGACCAGGTACTCGGCGACCTCGCGGGCATCCGCGAAGATCTGGACCCTGAGCACGACGAACCGCCGTTGCTCGGCCGCGGCCGTCTGATGGGCCGTGGGGATGGTGCGGTGGTCCACCCTCGACGGCCACTCGTTGCGACTGCGCAGGGGCACAACCTGTGCGAGCCCCTCCCACTGTTCGTCGGTGACGTCGTACCTGCTCACCGGCCCACCTCGGCCCCACGCTTCATGTGCATCCCGCCATCCTCTCGCGTTTCACCCGTTCAGCCCAACACCGACACGAACGACGTAGGGTCGCGGCCATGAGCAGTCGCGATGAGTTTCGTCCACTGCCCCTCCCTCGGCCCCGGCGGATCGACGCGGTACGCAATCACGAGCAGATCCTGGCCGCAGCCGACCAGCTGTTCGCCGAGCAGGATCCGCGAACGGTCACGATGGACCAGATAGCCAAGGCGGCCGGGGTGGGGCGGGCCACCCTGTACCGCCGGTTCCCCGATCCGCGGTCGGTCGCCGCCGCGCTCCTCGACGAGCACGAGCGACTCCTCCAGGGGCGGCTGGCGTACGGTCCGCCGCCGCTGGGGCCGGGGGCGCCGGCCGCCGAGCGGCTCGCCGCCTTCTATGCGGCGGCCGTGGAGCTGCTGGAACGTCACCTCCCGCTGGCGCTGGGGGCCGGGGCGGGGCCGGCCCGGTTCGGCACCGACGGGTACCGGCACTGGCGCGGGCACGTCCGCGCCCTGCTGGCGGAGGCCGGGGTGGCGGATCCGGACGCCTGCGCGGACATCGCCCTCAGCCCGCTGGCCCCGGAGGCCTACCAGCACCAGCGGCACACGCTGGGGCTCGGCCCGGAGCGGATCGTCCACGCCCTCGGCGCGCTGGCCCGCACGGTGCTCAGCGGGGCTGCTACCCACCCGGACGAGGATAGGTTAGGTTAGGCATACCTAACCATGCCTCCTCGGGATGATGGAGAGATCCGCATGCGCATGTCCGGCGCCCCAGGCACCCCGGCGACCAGCACCGCCGCCCCCGCACGGCCCACCGACGCCGAGCGGGTCCGGTCCATCCTCGCCGCCGCCCACTCCATGACCGTGGTCACCGACGGACTGCGGACCGAGGTCCGCCAGATGGACGGCTCCGATGTGCTCGGCCGGTTCCATCTCCACCCCGCCCCGGCCCACGCCCTGGCCCGGGACGACCGCCCCGCGATCCGGCTGGAGTTCACCGACGTCTCCCCCGCGCCGGTCCGCGACCGGGTACGCGCCCGGGTCACCATCCTGGGCCACCTGCTCACCCCGTTCCCGGCCGAGGGCGGCGCCCCGGACCTGTCGGAGAGCACCTGCGTCGAGTACGCCCAGGCCGTCCTGGAGACCGCCGAGGGCCGCTCGTACATCGGCCTCGACGAGCTGGACGAGGCCTACCCCGACCCGCTCGCCCCGTACGAGGCGGGCATGCTCACCCACCTCCTCGACGACCACCCCGAACTGGTCACCCTGCTGCTCCGGCTGATCCCGCAGCAGCCGGCCGGCTCCGTCCTGCGCGCGCTGCCGCTCGCCATGGACCGGTACGGGATCACCTTGCGCCTGGAGACCCGGCACGGCCACCGCGACCTCAGGCTGCCCTTCCCGTCGCCGCTGGACGACGTCGAACAGTCCGGCGCCCAGATCCA
This window harbors:
- a CDS encoding DUF6099 family protein, with amino-acid sequence MDAVRLIAAGRHALAQSGAAMDIVGEAWQAQALAQGIGSWLSVTGPRELRAEARGLGEAGSRGCGVLDRAQLRGEDRVPDHPPRAAQLTEVSDVRQALLGLQALLGEVGIALVGVACATDDDALYWPCIEAIDAADESSDRVRAILRRLSVRERGSASGVA
- a CDS encoding ATP-binding protein — translated: MDATTATSGPAGPVTTGPAGSVTTGPAAARARVPDPRTYAWPTGPGSGSSASAPGGPAAEGPVAGGPQLRAGVSELRLSAFGRHRGMGVALGPVTLLAGPSGSGKSQVLAAYAALAGLGGGAGLAEVFPEPAACVPDGSLPDAAGRRGFRIGCTVDGPVGPVRLDLAVQAQPGLRIAGERLSAGGRTLLATGLRDPARRAVEAVWLSGDAGGVTRAPLPDDRLGTALLALRVAGRTEAERRVLAAAEQVVVALRSVYACDPRPDRMRAPAAPGGGRLAGDCGNLADVLHRTRRECGTRHALLVHAARAGCAGPVQDLAARVLADGRVAAELVRGTGPATALGRLGDGELRFLALALVLLTGPGVLAVEPAAELPSARQTLTVLADGFDRALDARQRAELVRLARLSGGRGHLRLVAAVGEEAVGARGLPEVSVVDLVP
- a CDS encoding cell division protein SepF; translated protein: MSRYDVTDEQWEGLAQVVPLRSRNEWPSRVDHRTIPTAHQTAAAEQRRFVVLRVQIFADAREVAEYLVAQIPVLLDLTGADSEVAKRILDFSSGVVFGLGSGMHRVDRNVFLLAPVGTEVEGIAAAAVPRS
- a CDS encoding DUF2470 domain-containing protein, with the translated sequence MRMSGAPGTPATSTAAPARPTDAERVRSILAAAHSMTVVTDGLRTEVRQMDGSDVLGRFHLHPAPAHALARDDRPAIRLEFTDVSPAPVRDRVRARVTILGHLLTPFPAEGGAPDLSESTCVEYAQAVLETAEGRSYIGLDELDEAYPDPLAPYEAGMLTHLLDDHPELVTLLLRLIPQQPAGSVLRALPLAMDRYGITLRLETRHGHRDLRLPFPSPLDDVEQSGAQIQALLSAARRRSHRNTLPA
- a CDS encoding nucleotide pyrophosphohydrolase codes for the protein MGGEGAGGERLGQLQRRLAEFAAARGWEPYHTPKNLAVALSVEAAELVEIFQWLTPEQSARVMEEPDTAHRVADEVADVLAYLLQFCEVLGVDVLDALAAKIERNELRFPRPGTPGPDRHSSE
- a CDS encoding TetR/AcrR family transcriptional regulator, which codes for MSSRDEFRPLPLPRPRRIDAVRNHEQILAAADQLFAEQDPRTVTMDQIAKAAGVGRATLYRRFPDPRSVAAALLDEHERLLQGRLAYGPPPLGPGAPAAERLAAFYAAAVELLERHLPLALGAGAGPARFGTDGYRHWRGHVRALLAEAGVADPDACADIALSPLAPEAYQHQRHTLGLGPERIVHALGALARTVLSGAATHPDEDRLG